The following coding sequences are from one Epilithonimonas vandammei window:
- the pnuC gene encoding nicotinamide riboside transporter PnuC, producing the protein MNFLEELTAQYQSYETYLIVLEIIATIFGLLSVYFSIKKNIWVYPTGIISTVLFIYIMFIFGLLGDMLINVYYSVMSIYGWILWSKNSDDNIHVNVKKASAHDWKIGSVLFVGSLLVVGLIYYFKPFIDNQFSMEGIKLGLYHLDWANYTDIVTTSLFLVGMFFMAKRNLENWIFWIVADIVCVPMMLYKGLGFTALQYLIFTAMAIIGYLEWKKNLVQS; encoded by the coding sequence ATGAATTTCCTCGAAGAACTCACGGCCCAATATCAATCCTACGAAACTTATCTAATTGTTTTAGAAATCATTGCAACGATCTTCGGTTTACTTAGCGTTTACTTCTCTATCAAAAAAAATATTTGGGTTTATCCTACAGGAATAATTTCCACAGTTCTTTTCATTTATATAATGTTTATTTTTGGACTTTTGGGCGATATGCTGATTAATGTCTATTATTCAGTTATGAGTATTTATGGATGGATTCTTTGGTCAAAAAACTCAGACGACAATATCCACGTCAACGTCAAAAAAGCAAGTGCCCATGATTGGAAAATCGGAAGTGTTCTGTTTGTGGGAAGTTTACTTGTCGTAGGTTTAATCTATTATTTCAAACCGTTTATCGATAACCAGTTTTCTATGGAAGGTATAAAACTCGGACTTTATCATTTGGATTGGGCGAATTATACCGATATCGTTACCACTTCTCTATTTCTTGTTGGAATGTTTTTTATGGCAAAGCGTAATCTTGAGAACTGGATTTTCTGGATTGTTGCAGATATAGTCTGCGTTCCGATGATGCTTTACAAAGGTCTAGGATTTACAGCGCTACAATATTTGATTTTTACAGCAATGGCTATCATTGGC
- a CDS encoding APC family permease — translation MANIWIKKPMEAYEADIKKSQLKRVLGKWSLTAIGIGAIIGGGIFVLTGTGAYYNAGPALALSFVIAGIACVFAALCYAEFASILPVEGSAYAYAYGTVGEIFAWIIGWGLILEYAMGSMTVAVSWSGYFGKLLKMFGLHLPAWLTTDPQTYLAAGNSGFSMNLPAFLIVWVVIGILLRGTKGAAKANNFIVVMKVSAIIFVIVAGVFFINPENWTPFIPEPTTITENGVSHPAYGYAGVVAGASAIFFAYVGFDAVSTQAGEAINPKKDVPFAIIASLVICTLLYILVSLVLTGMMHYTDFNPLGKYPDAIKAPVAYAFDIAGQAWAGYIITIAATVGLISVLMVMIMGQSRIFLGMSKDGLIPKTFAKVNPLSGVPSKNLVILGAVISVVASFTPINDLAHMTSFGTLFAFTMVCVAVWVLRVKEPNLQRNFKVPALPLIAVLGIAINIYLIINLSKEAQMYSLGWLLIGFFIYFLYSKKNSKLQNGGFGETFKAEQEPLEDVDIDIDNKH, via the coding sequence ATGGCAAATATTTGGATTAAGAAACCAATGGAAGCTTATGAAGCGGACATTAAAAAAAGTCAGCTCAAGCGTGTATTGGGAAAATGGAGTTTAACAGCTATCGGAATTGGTGCCATCATTGGAGGTGGTATTTTTGTTTTAACAGGGACAGGTGCTTACTATAACGCCGGTCCTGCATTAGCACTTTCTTTCGTTATCGCGGGGATCGCTTGTGTTTTTGCAGCACTATGTTATGCAGAGTTTGCGTCCATTCTTCCTGTGGAAGGTTCTGCTTACGCTTATGCCTATGGAACCGTTGGAGAAATTTTCGCATGGATTATTGGTTGGGGACTGATTCTGGAATATGCGATGGGTTCTATGACAGTCGCTGTTTCGTGGTCGGGTTATTTTGGAAAATTGCTTAAAATGTTTGGCTTGCACTTGCCAGCTTGGCTCACAACGGATCCACAAACGTATCTTGCTGCAGGTAATTCTGGATTTTCTATGAACCTACCTGCATTTTTAATTGTATGGGTAGTGATTGGGATTCTTTTAAGAGGAACAAAAGGCGCAGCAAAAGCTAATAACTTCATTGTCGTGATGAAAGTTTCAGCCATTATTTTTGTAATCGTAGCAGGAGTTTTCTTTATCAATCCAGAGAACTGGACGCCATTTATACCTGAGCCTACAACTATTACAGAAAATGGTGTTTCGCACCCAGCTTATGGATATGCTGGAGTAGTGGCCGGAGCGTCTGCAATTTTCTTTGCTTATGTAGGATTCGATGCTGTTTCTACACAGGCTGGTGAGGCTATAAATCCTAAGAAAGATGTTCCGTTTGCAATCATTGCATCATTGGTAATTTGTACATTATTATACATTTTGGTATCATTGGTTTTAACAGGGATGATGCATTATACAGACTTCAATCCTTTGGGAAAATATCCGGATGCTATTAAAGCTCCTGTGGCTTATGCTTTTGATATAGCGGGACAAGCTTGGGCAGGTTACATCATCACGATTGCTGCCACAGTTGGACTTATTTCTGTTTTAATGGTAATGATTATGGGACAATCCAGAATATTTTTAGGAATGTCAAAAGATGGTCTAATTCCTAAAACATTTGCAAAAGTAAATCCTTTAAGTGGTGTTCCATCCAAGAATCTGGTAATTTTGGGCGCCGTTATTTCTGTGGTAGCATCCTTTACCCCGATTAATGACCTTGCACATATGACAAGCTTCGGAACCTTATTCGCTTTTACTATGGTATGTGTAGCAGTCTGGGTTTTGAGAGTAAAAGAACCCAATTTGCAAAGAAACTTTAAAGTTCCTGCATTGCCATTGATTGCAGTTTTAGGAATTGCAATCAATATTTATTTGATTATCAATCTGAGCAAAGAAGCGCAAATGTATTCTTTAGGCTGGTTGCTTATAGGTTTCTTCATCTATTTCTTGTACAGTAAGAAAAATTCAAAACTGCAGAATGGAGGGTTTGGAGAGACGTTCAAAGCAGAACAAGAACCTTTGGAGGATGTAGATATCGATATCGACAACAAACATTAA
- a CDS encoding WD40/YVTN/BNR-like repeat-containing protein yields the protein MKKLLLFSLTIISSFLLSQKFTIDTLLTDKISIRAIQLWDGKVWYAGTDSKFGYVDLENVNNKKQIRLSQKSLQFRTLAQSSKYFYAINIESPAYFFQVDKKTLDFKVVFNDNDPTAFYDALKFTDNNFGLAFSDPSANQRLNISQTRNRGANWINCKNCKDFPYLEKGEAAFAASNTNIASFRNVIWIATGGAKSRIYRMKNKDCYWQVFETPFIQGTSSQGIYSIDFYDKNFGIAVGGDYTKQADNVNNIATTNDGGQTWQIQASRQNAGYMTCVRFRPKTKGKELVAVGDQHISFSSDYGKTWTKISDEKNLYACEWLDKNTLILAGKDKIVKMNFQ from the coding sequence ATGAAAAAACTACTACTATTTTCACTCACGATTATTTCGTCATTTCTCCTGTCTCAGAAATTCACGATCGATACATTATTGACTGATAAAATCAGCATCCGAGCAATACAACTCTGGGATGGAAAAGTCTGGTATGCGGGAACAGATTCCAAGTTTGGGTATGTCGATTTAGAGAATGTCAATAATAAAAAGCAAATCCGACTGTCTCAGAAATCTCTTCAGTTCCGAACATTGGCTCAAAGCAGCAAATATTTCTACGCCATCAACATAGAAAGTCCTGCTTATTTTTTTCAAGTTGATAAAAAAACATTAGACTTCAAAGTTGTGTTTAATGATAATGATCCGACGGCTTTTTATGATGCTTTGAAATTCACAGATAATAATTTTGGATTAGCATTTAGTGACCCATCAGCCAATCAAAGACTGAATATCTCTCAAACCCGAAATCGTGGTGCAAATTGGATCAATTGTAAAAATTGTAAAGATTTTCCTTATTTAGAAAAAGGCGAAGCGGCTTTTGCAGCAAGTAATACTAATATTGCAAGTTTTAGAAATGTTATCTGGATTGCGACCGGAGGTGCAAAATCCAGAATTTACAGAATGAAAAACAAAGATTGTTATTGGCAAGTTTTCGAAACCCCATTTATACAAGGAACATCATCCCAAGGTATTTACTCAATAGATTTTTATGATAAAAACTTCGGAATCGCAGTTGGCGGAGATTACACAAAACAAGCGGATAATGTCAATAACATCGCTACTACAAATGATGGTGGACAAACTTGGCAAATACAAGCCAGCAGACAAAACGCAGGTTATATGACTTGTGTGAGATTCCGGCCGAAAACCAAAGGAAAAGAATTGGTTGCAGTTGGCGATCAACACATCAGTTTCTCCTCAGATTACGGAAAAACCTGGACAAAAATCTCCGACGAAAAAAATCTCTACGCTTGCGAATGGCTCGATAAAAACACTTTGATTTTAGCAGGAAAAGATAAAATCGTTAAGATGAATTTCCAATAA
- a CDS encoding HAD family hydrolase produces the protein MKNTVIFDMDGVIVDTEPLHKKAYYQHFEELNINVDAELFSKFTGKSTRNVYQMIKEIFGIDTNVEDLIQRKRTLFYDLFDSDPALKLLDGVEVLIKNLYSANFQLILASSAAKSTIHRVFKRFNLFPFFSHLVSGEDFPESKPNPAIFIEAQRLSGNDKSHCIVIEDSTNGILAANGAEIFCVGYKSENSKNQNYDTADLVIHHFDELKVEELQLI, from the coding sequence ATGAAAAATACGGTTATTTTTGATATGGACGGCGTGATTGTAGATACAGAACCACTTCACAAAAAAGCTTACTATCAGCATTTTGAAGAACTTAATATAAATGTAGATGCAGAATTGTTCTCAAAATTTACCGGAAAATCTACCCGAAATGTCTATCAAATGATAAAAGAGATTTTCGGAATTGATACCAATGTTGAAGATTTAATCCAAAGAAAAAGAACCCTATTTTACGATTTATTCGATTCTGACCCAGCTCTGAAATTATTAGATGGAGTAGAAGTATTGATTAAGAATCTTTATTCAGCCAATTTTCAATTGATATTAGCTTCTTCTGCTGCCAAATCTACCATTCATCGGGTTTTTAAACGTTTCAATTTATTTCCGTTTTTCTCACATCTCGTAAGTGGAGAAGATTTTCCGGAATCAAAACCCAATCCTGCCATTTTCATCGAAGCTCAAAGGCTTTCTGGTAATGACAAATCCCATTGCATCGTCATAGAAGATAGTACCAACGGAATATTAGCTGCAAACGGCGCAGAAATTTTCTGTGTGGGTTACAAAAGCGAAAATAGCAAGAATCAGAATTACGATACGGCAGATTTAGTCATTCATCATTTTGATGAGCTGAAAGTTGAGGAATTGCAATTGATCTAA
- a CDS encoding DUF421 domain-containing protein, which translates to MLDFKQILLGSEDWNFLLETVVRTIIMFVIIILGLRLLGKRGVKQLSVFELVVIIGLGSAAGDPMFYKDVGIIPAMVVFTMIISLYSIITYFIGKSKKFEQLVEGQPICLIDEGVFCIDDFKKESLGEDEFFAELRLKGVSHLGQIEKAIEEISGEISVFYYEDKDIKYGLPIMPDSLDNVIKLITVKKHYSCTFCGFTEELDNGKHNCKVCGKDEWVESSNKKRIS; encoded by the coding sequence ATGTTGGATTTCAAACAAATTCTTTTAGGCTCAGAAGACTGGAATTTCCTTTTAGAAACTGTAGTGAGAACAATTATAATGTTCGTTATCATCATCTTAGGACTTCGACTGTTGGGGAAAAGAGGTGTTAAACAATTATCAGTTTTTGAATTGGTTGTGATAATTGGACTTGGTTCCGCTGCTGGCGACCCAATGTTTTATAAAGATGTAGGAATAATCCCGGCAATGGTTGTTTTCACAATGATTATCAGCCTTTACTCCATCATTACGTACTTTATTGGAAAAAGCAAAAAATTTGAACAGCTGGTAGAAGGTCAACCAATTTGTTTGATTGATGAAGGCGTTTTCTGCATTGATGATTTTAAGAAAGAGTCGCTTGGAGAAGATGAATTTTTTGCAGAATTAAGACTTAAAGGCGTCTCACATCTTGGCCAAATTGAAAAAGCCATTGAAGAAATCTCCGGTGAAATCAGCGTTTTTTATTATGAGGATAAAGACATCAAATATGGTTTGCCAATAATGCCTGATTCACTCGACAATGTCATAAAATTGATAACAGTCAAAAAGCATTATTCCTGTACATTTTGCGGTTTCACAGAAGAATTGGACAATGGCAAGCACAACTGCAAAGTTTGCGGAAAAGATGAATGGGTAGAATCTTCCAATAAAAAGAGAATTTCTTAG
- a CDS encoding type 1 glutamine amidotransferase — MNMIKNDVRIALLDMNNNHPNQGMRNIKELSKAFQEHSEYEVSVEIFDVRYKNEMPNIEDFDIFISSGGPGNPHREGYEWEQKFADFLTQIWEHNKTNEQKKYLFLVCHSFQLAVIHFGIANVCKRKSYSFGVMPIHKTEDGEKDFLFKNLPEPFYAVDSRAYQCIEPNDDKINALGMKIVALEKIRPTVHLERAMMAVRFSDEIFGTQFHPEADPLGFIKNLEDEKNKEAMIETFGMEKYLETIDRMDDDDKIVLTRAQIIPRFLQLASEQITKNLVFG, encoded by the coding sequence ATGAATATGATTAAAAATGATGTGAGAATTGCACTTTTGGATATGAATAATAATCATCCGAATCAAGGGATGAGAAACATAAAAGAGCTCTCGAAAGCATTTCAGGAGCATTCGGAATATGAGGTTTCTGTGGAGATTTTTGATGTTCGTTACAAAAATGAAATGCCAAATATTGAAGATTTTGATATTTTCATTTCGTCTGGAGGACCTGGGAATCCGCATCGTGAAGGTTACGAATGGGAACAGAAATTTGCTGATTTTCTAACGCAAATCTGGGAACACAACAAAACTAATGAGCAGAAAAAATATTTGTTTCTGGTTTGCCATTCCTTCCAATTGGCGGTTATTCATTTCGGGATTGCGAATGTTTGCAAGAGAAAATCATATTCTTTCGGTGTGATGCCCATTCACAAAACCGAAGACGGCGAAAAAGATTTTTTATTCAAAAACTTGCCGGAACCTTTCTATGCCGTAGATTCCAGGGCTTACCAATGTATAGAACCAAATGATGACAAAATCAATGCGTTGGGAATGAAAATCGTGGCGTTGGAGAAAATCCGTCCAACGGTTCATCTGGAAAGAGCAATGATGGCCGTTCGTTTTTCTGATGAGATTTTCGGAACGCAGTTTCATCCTGAAGCCGACCCACTTGGTTTCATCAAAAATCTGGAAGACGAGAAAAATAAAGAAGCGATGATTGAAACTTTCGGAATGGAAAAATACCTTGAAACTATCGACAGAATGGACGATGACGACAAAATTGTTTTAACCAGAGCGCAAATTATTCCAAGATTTTTACAGCTGGCTTCTGAACAAATTACTAAAAATTTAGTATTCGGTTAA
- a CDS encoding type II toxin-antitoxin system RelE/ParE family toxin has product MEIKILWTNRAEKGLSKTIDYLKSSWTKKEILRLEDNIHQFIERIKLQPNLYPKTARFKHLHKGMVDENNYIVYKINPKKKQIVIISFRDGKQKSIY; this is encoded by the coding sequence ATGGAAATAAAAATCCTTTGGACCAATCGTGCTGAGAAAGGACTTTCCAAAACAATTGACTATCTCAAATCAAGTTGGACAAAAAAAGAAATTCTGCGATTGGAAGACAACATCCATCAATTCATAGAACGAATCAAATTACAGCCTAATCTTTATCCTAAAACTGCTAGGTTCAAACATCTGCATAAAGGAATGGTTGACGAAAATAACTATATCGTTTACAAAATAAATCCGAAAAAGAAACAAATTGTAATAATTAGTTTCAGAGACGGTAAACAAAAATCAATTTATTAA
- a CDS encoding carboxylate-amine ligase, with protein sequence MHKFTIGVEEEYQIIDAESRDLVSHVSKIIEGGKAVLSENLKHEMHESVVEMETGICENIQQARQELTDLRRHLVKTAHDQGLRVSGGGTHPFSHWKDNIITKDARYDKIVSDMGDVARSNLIFGLHVHIGIPDREEGIRIQNVMRYFLPHVYALSTNSPFWVGRLTGFKSYRQEVFAKFPRTGLPSYFSSVAEFDAYVNLMVKTGTIDNAKKIWWDLRVHPFYPTIEFRICDMPLTIDETVCLAAIMQSLVAKIYKMHQQNISFRSYRRLLLTENKWRASKDGIDAHLIDFGKEISVPYKDLLEELLAFIDDVVDDLGCRKEVEYAREIVKNGTGADRQLKVFHESGGDMKKVVDYMIYETEKGLL encoded by the coding sequence ATGCACAAATTCACAATAGGTGTGGAAGAAGAATACCAAATCATAGATGCGGAAAGCCGCGATTTGGTGTCTCACGTTTCCAAAATCATTGAAGGAGGAAAAGCCGTTCTAAGCGAAAACTTAAAACACGAGATGCACGAGTCTGTCGTAGAAATGGAAACAGGCATCTGTGAAAACATTCAACAGGCTCGTCAGGAATTGACTGACCTCAGAAGACATCTCGTAAAAACGGCTCACGACCAAGGTTTGCGAGTTTCCGGTGGTGGAACGCATCCATTTTCGCATTGGAAAGATAATATCATCACAAAAGATGCTCGTTACGACAAAATCGTAAGTGATATGGGCGATGTTGCAAGGTCAAATTTAATTTTCGGATTGCACGTTCACATTGGGATTCCTGACCGTGAAGAAGGAATCAGAATCCAAAATGTGATGCGATATTTCTTGCCACACGTTTACGCATTATCTACTAATTCTCCGTTTTGGGTTGGAAGATTGACGGGTTTCAAATCTTACAGACAGGAAGTTTTCGCTAAATTCCCAAGAACGGGATTACCAAGTTATTTCAGCAGTGTGGCGGAATTTGATGCGTATGTCAATCTGATGGTCAAAACTGGAACAATCGATAATGCGAAGAAAATCTGGTGGGATTTGAGAGTTCACCCGTTCTACCCTACGATTGAATTTAGGATTTGCGATATGCCTCTGACGATTGATGAAACCGTTTGTCTGGCGGCAATTATGCAATCTTTGGTCGCAAAAATCTATAAAATGCACCAGCAAAATATTAGTTTTAGGAGTTACAGAAGACTTCTGCTGACAGAGAATAAATGGCGCGCTTCCAAAGACGGAATTGATGCACATCTCATCGATTTTGGCAAAGAAATCAGCGTACCTTATAAAGACTTACTGGAAGAATTACTGGCGTTTATTGATGATGTTGTTGATGATTTAGGCTGTCGAAAAGAAGTTGAATATGCACGAGAAATTGTCAAAAACGGAACAGGAGCAGACAGACAATTGAAGGTTTTCCACGAAAGCGGTGGCGATATGAAAAAAGTGGTTGATTATATGATTTACGAAACTGAGAAGGGACTTTTGTAA
- a CDS encoding ATP-grasp domain-containing protein produces MAKKIGILFGMEDTFPWAFIDKVNELGKGEYIAEPVLIDKLEQGADYGYAVIIDRISQDVPFYRAYLKNAAVNGTYVINNPFWWSADEKFFNNALMSKIGIPLPKTVLLPSHERPTNTSETSFRNLKFPHDWEYIFNYIGFPAYMKPHDGGGWRNVYRVESPEDMWAKHAETEQLVMMVQEEIVFEDYYRVYCLGRKYVHIMPYEPRNPHHLRYATTHQTEGKELEKLLKTITDYTIKMNEALGYDFNTVEFAVRDGIPYAIDFCNPAPDADRNSVGEENFQWIVEHAAKLAIEKAKDYKAGKINIDWGTFVTNKL; encoded by the coding sequence ATGGCAAAAAAAATTGGAATTTTATTCGGGATGGAAGACACGTTTCCTTGGGCTTTTATCGATAAAGTCAATGAACTGGGCAAAGGAGAATACATTGCAGAACCGGTTCTAATAGACAAACTAGAACAAGGTGCAGATTACGGTTACGCTGTGATTATTGACAGGATTTCGCAAGACGTTCCTTTCTACAGAGCTTATCTTAAAAATGCCGCGGTTAACGGAACTTACGTTATCAATAATCCATTCTGGTGGAGTGCAGATGAGAAGTTTTTCAACAACGCATTGATGTCCAAAATCGGAATTCCGTTGCCGAAAACTGTTTTGTTACCTTCACACGAAAGACCAACTAATACTTCGGAAACATCGTTCAGAAACCTGAAATTCCCTCACGATTGGGAATACATTTTTAATTATATCGGATTTCCAGCTTATATGAAACCTCACGACGGTGGCGGTTGGAGAAATGTTTATAGAGTTGAAAGTCCGGAAGATATGTGGGCAAAACACGCTGAGACCGAGCAATTGGTAATGATGGTTCAGGAAGAGATTGTCTTCGAAGATTATTACAGAGTGTACTGTTTGGGTAGAAAATACGTTCATATTATGCCTTATGAACCGAGAAATCCACATCATTTGAGATATGCAACAACACATCAAACGGAAGGAAAAGAACTCGAAAAACTTTTGAAAACCATTACGGATTATACGATTAAAATGAACGAAGCTTTGGGTTACGATTTCAATACAGTTGAATTTGCTGTAAGAGACGGAATTCCTTATGCAATTGATTTTTGTAATCCAGCGCCCGATGCAGACAGAAATTCGGTTGGAGAAGAAAATTTCCAATGGATTGTAGAACACGCTGCAAAATTAGCAATCGAAAAAGCCAAAGATTATAAAGCTGGAAAAATCAATATCGATTGGGGAACATTTGTAACTAACAAACTTTAA
- a CDS encoding alpha/beta hydrolase-fold protein, translated as MPQITHTDYYSHILGMSLQVEVTGHFGYPIIMFPTSQGSYTQNADFHLNGSISHFTDNGILKLFNVQTIDKFSFYDKGISPYERIRNYEMYVQFLVQEFIPYIQRTHNTHRVAVAGASFGGYHAANFAFRFPDLVSHLFCLSGVFNIRNFMDGYQDQLIYFNCPDEFVKNDEAWKYKHMHIVLSTSDRDICLEPTRKMAGILTEKGINHWYDEQKWIDHDWELWRMVFPKFIGRFFG; from the coding sequence ATGCCTCAAATAACACATACAGATTATTATTCACATATTCTTGGAATGAGCCTTCAGGTGGAAGTTACAGGACATTTTGGTTATCCGATTATTATGTTTCCGACTTCTCAGGGGTCTTATACTCAGAATGCCGATTTTCATTTGAACGGAAGTATTTCACATTTCACAGACAATGGAATCTTGAAATTATTCAATGTTCAGACGATTGATAAATTTAGTTTTTACGACAAAGGGATTTCGCCTTATGAAAGAATCAGAAATTACGAAATGTATGTTCAGTTTTTGGTTCAGGAGTTCATTCCTTATATCCAAAGAACGCATAACACACATCGTGTAGCTGTTGCAGGCGCAAGTTTTGGTGGTTATCACGCTGCAAATTTTGCGTTTAGATTTCCAGATTTGGTTTCGCATCTTTTCTGTCTGTCTGGTGTTTTTAACATCCGGAATTTTATGGACGGCTATCAGGATCAGCTGATTTATTTCAATTGTCCGGATGAATTCGTGAAGAATGATGAAGCCTGGAAATATAAGCATATGCATATTGTTCTCAGCACATCTGACCGTGACATTTGTTTGGAACCAACTAGAAAAATGGCAGGAATCTTAACTGAAAAAGGAATTAATCACTGGTATGATGAGCAAAAATGGATAGATCACGATTGGGAGCTTTGGAGAATGGTTTTCCCGAAATTTATTGGAAGATTTTTTGGGTAA
- a CDS encoding ATP-grasp domain-containing protein: MEKTIVCISCYYKGYDFMDECKKLGNKVILITSENLKEKNWPWHAIDEVYYMPELEPSVWNLDHLVQGFAYLMKNHQIDAVIALDDYDVEKAAMIRETYRIPGMGQTTHRYFRDKLAMRQQAKDNGISVPEFSSIFNDAKLHQFTQDVPGPWVLKPRSEASASGIKKINSVDELWPAVENLGDERYKFLLESFKPGDVYHVDCLVYNKEIVFSCFSKYLSPPMKVSHEGGVFRTKTLDKNSEEAKGLEKINREVLTKFGIQNGATHSEYIRGTDGRYYFLETSSRVGGAHIPDMVEAATGVNIWREWAKLENALLDGTQYSVEETQKLFGGLIIALAKDKHPDTRNLQSEEVEKFLPIDYHVGIVYKSDNPERIQQKLDEAATYVTEQILNIIPPKDKPSS, translated from the coding sequence ATGGAAAAAACAATTGTCTGCATCTCTTGCTATTACAAAGGTTACGACTTTATGGACGAGTGTAAAAAGCTCGGCAACAAGGTTATTCTTATTACCTCAGAAAATCTGAAAGAGAAAAACTGGCCGTGGCACGCGATAGATGAAGTGTATTACATGCCAGAGCTTGAGCCTTCGGTCTGGAATCTTGACCATTTGGTGCAGGGATTTGCTTATTTGATGAAAAACCATCAGATTGACGCAGTGATTGCATTGGATGATTATGATGTGGAAAAAGCAGCGATGATTCGTGAAACCTACCGTATTCCCGGAATGGGACAGACAACGCATCGCTATTTCCGAGATAAATTAGCGATGCGTCAACAGGCAAAAGACAACGGAATTTCTGTACCGGAATTTTCCTCGATTTTCAATGATGCAAAACTTCATCAATTCACGCAGGATGTTCCCGGACCTTGGGTTTTGAAACCTCGTTCCGAAGCTTCGGCAAGTGGAATCAAAAAAATCAATTCAGTTGATGAACTTTGGCCGGCTGTGGAAAATCTTGGCGATGAACGTTATAAATTTCTTTTAGAATCTTTCAAACCCGGCGATGTTTATCACGTGGATTGTTTGGTTTATAATAAGGAAATTGTGTTTTCCTGTTTTTCAAAATATCTTTCTCCACCAATGAAAGTTTCTCACGAAGGTGGCGTTTTCCGGACTAAAACCCTAGACAAAAATTCGGAGGAAGCGAAAGGTTTGGAAAAAATCAACAGAGAAGTTCTGACAAAATTCGGAATTCAAAACGGGGCAACTCACAGCGAATATATCAGAGGAACTGACGGACGATATTATTTCCTTGAAACGTCTTCCAGAGTTGGTGGTGCTCATATTCCTGATATGGTGGAAGCTGCAACTGGTGTTAATATTTGGCGAGAATGGGCGAAATTGGAAAATGCACTTTTAGACGGAACTCAATATTCTGTTGAGGAAACTCAGAAATTATTTGGCGGATTGATCATTGCATTGGCGAAAGACAAACATCCTGATACACGCAATTTACAAAGCGAAGAAGTTGAAAAATTTTTACCAATCGATTATCACGTTGGAATTGTTTACAAATCCGACAATCCCGAAAGAATTCAGCAAAAATTAGATGAAGCGGCAACCTATGTCACAGAACAGATTCTGAATATCATTCCGCCAAAAGACAAACCAAGCAGCTAA